The Phormidium sp. PBR-2020 DNA segment GAGAGCTATGTCTACGCCGCTGACGACTCGAAAAGCTACGATCGCCGATATACCCTTTCTCACTCAGATTCCATACGAAGCGTCCCTGCCGCCCCTTGATCACTGTTTTTGGGAAGACCTGTTAGAGGGCACGGGCACCAGGCCCTTAGCGTTTATTGAGGCAGAGCTGCGGACGGATGCCTCGAACTGGGGCGACGTCAGCGACGTGATCGTTCTGGAAGAGCAGGGTAAGCCGGTGGCAGCGGCTGCCGGGTATGTCCCTAGTCCTGACAATTACTGCCCGCTGCGGTTATCTCGATTAGATGCGATCGCCCAAGAGCTGGGTTGGTCAAGCACCACTGCCTCTGAGTTTTGCGATCGCTACTTAGGGCTGTTTGGCGGGGACGTGAAACCTTTTTTTCTCACCCCTCAAGCGCCTTGGATCATTGAAAATGTGGCAGTTTTGCCTGAAGCTCGGGGGCGAGGGTTAGGGAAAGCATTGCTCAAAGCCGTGTTGGAGAAGGGGCGATCCCAGGGGCACTCTCACGCCGGAATCATGATAATCAACGGCAATGACCGCGCCCGTCACACCTATGAATCTGTCGGGTTCAAGCCTTACCAAACCTTCTACGCCGATTACAGTCCTGTAAGCAAAGCCCACGTCTTTCAAGCGTGGGATGTAGCGCCGTGCGGCTTTAGCCGCCGTCAGCCTTGGGCCTCAATATAACGCTGAATTGCCTCAGAAGAGACGTTCCCCGCCGACCCGCAAAAGTAGGAGCGTGTCCACAGGGACGGCAATCTCAGGAGAGACGGAAACTCTTTGCGAAGCTGGTGGGACGTAGCCCCCTTGATGCGGTGCATGAGCTGGTGGGGCGCTATCTGTGGCGGTGCGTTCAGGAATAGGTGGACGTGGTCAGGCTCCACTGCCAAACTAACCACCTCGCCGTCCAACTCCCTAGCCTTGTCGTGAATCAGCCGGGTCAGCCTCTCCTTGATTGAGCCAACCAGCACCTTCTTTCGCCGCTTTGGGCACCAGACGAAGTGATAGTTGATCAGTGATACAGATGTTTTAGTTTGGCGGTACTGTGGGCCCATTTTTGTGCTATATTTGTCTATAGCTCCATCCTATCAACACAATGTATGTCTGCGAGTTCAAGGTCAGAGCCAATGCTGAGCAGCGTCGAGCCATCGACGAGGCGATCCGCACAGCCCAGTTCATCCGCAATAAATGCTTGCGGCTCTGGATGGACGTGCGCGGCACGGGCAAGGCTGAGATGAGCGCCTACTGTGCGGTACTGGCCAAGGAGTTTTCGTTTGCTAAGACCCTCAACTCAATGGCCCGTCAGGCTAGTGCAGAACGGGCGTGGGCGGCGGTGAGTCGTTTCTACGTCAATTGCAAGCAGGGCATCCGTCCTGTGGGCTATCCCAAATTCAAGAAGGATGGCCGCTCAGTGGAGTACAAGACGACAGGATGGAGGCTGCTTGACCCCAAGCGCATTCAATTCACGGATGGCAAGGGAATTGGCCGACTGAAGTTGATTGGCACCTGGGACTTGGCTCAAGTCCCCACAGAGCTGATTAAGCGGGTTCGGCTAATTCGCAGGGCTGACGGGTACTACTGCCAGTTCTTGCTTGGGATTGAGTATCGACCCGAGGCACCCAAGACCCGAAAGGCGATTGGATTGGATGTGGGGCTCGAAAGTTTCTACACCGACTCGAGCGGCCACAAGGAGCCCAACCCTCGCTTTTTGAGGGAAGGCGAAAAGCGACTGAAGCTTCTCCAACGGCGGCTGTCTCGGAAGCAAAAAGGGTCATCCAATCGACGTAAGGCCAGACAGCGCCTTGCCAGACAGCACCTCAAGATAAGTAGAAAACGTGAAGAACATGCCAAGAGATTGGCACGTTGCGTAGTCCTGGCTAACGACTGGGTGTTCTACGAAAACTTGCAGGTACGCAATCTGATTCGCAACCACTGTCTAGCGAAAAGCATCGCTGATGCTAGTTGGTCTCAGTTTCGGCGATGGCTGGAGTATTTTGCCTGGAAGTTTGGCAAGGTGGCTTGGCCGGTCAATCCAGCCTATACCTCTCAGGACTGCTATCACTGCGGGAATCGAGTTGTCAAGACCTTGAGTACCCGCACCCATAGATGTAGTTGCGGCACCGTCATCGACCGCGATGAAAATGCTGCACTCAATATCCTGAAGTTAGGCATCGAACAGTACCGGCGGGCAGCCGGAAACTAAACGCTTGGGGAGATTGAGCCTCTATTCAGTTTGGCTTCGGCCTGATTGGGTAAGCCCGGTCGAGGAACCAAGAATCCCACTGGCTTTAGCCGTGGGAGTGTCAAATCTGGTACAAGACGAGTCATCTGGCCGACTTAGGTCATTTGTTCTGGTGCCGGGGGCTAGACTGCCTGCCAGCACGACCAGGGACGGCATGGCTCACCAGTGCCTTTGGAAACGGTTTGGTGGTGGCGTTGATGCTATGGCGACGAGGGGAGACGGATTTCTTAAGCTGGTCCGCCCTGGCGTTCGTGGTGTTGATGGTGGCCGGTATTATCGGTCTGCGGGAAGCCGGGATGGCTGGGGTAGCGCATTGGCGCGGCATTACCACTCGCCACTATGCCTGGGAGTCGGGCAGTGCTATTTCCCTCTTGGTGGCGTTGGCGTTGAGGGGCTTTTTCCCGGTGCCGGGCAACCGCTACCCATCTCAGCCGCTGTGGCGTTATCGAGAGATGCGATCGCACCTAGGCTGGATGGCACTGGGGGGAATTGTCCCAGTGTTGCTGTTGGTCTATGGGTGCAGTTTGGGGATGCATATGAACTGGCTTGAACCCGCGACCGACTGGCTGCAACTAGCCAACTCCATTGCCCTTGTGTTAGTGGGTTGGGATGCGCTATTACCATTTTATCCCTTCAACTGTTTCAATAGTTATCGCCTATGGCAGTGGCATCCTGGCATTTGGGCCAGCATCGCGCTCCTGTGCCTGATAGGCATCGGCCTACCGTGAGGATTACCTTTGATTAAACGGCTCGCTGATGTTGAGCTAACAGGGCTATGCCAAACAACATGCCAAACAACAACGTCATCACCTTACGACCTGCGACTCCAGCCGATTCCTCCCTGCTGCGCCACTGGGATGAACAGCCGTACGAGGTTCCTAGCAGTTAAAGCTCAGAGGGCGAAAAGCAGGCTCTATCCCTTGTGGTATTAGTTAGGTTATCGCCTTAACTCAATTTCTTAACGCCTAGAACCACACTGCAAGGGGGTAAATACCCATGAGCGAATACCAGTACTACGAATTTCAAGCCCTCGATCGCGCCCTGACACCCCAAGAGCAGAAAACCCTGCAAGACCTGTCAAGTCGAGCGCATGTCACCCCGCACAGGGCCTGCTTTCTCTACAACTATAGTGACTTTGGGGGAGACCCCGAGGCCCTATTAGCCAAGTATTTTGACGCGATGCTCTACATTGCCAACTGGGGGACTTGGCAGGTTATGTTCCGCTTGCCCAAAGCGTTAGTTGACCCCGCATGGTTCAAACCCTATGAAATTGAAGATGCGATCGCCGTCTCCACCACCGCCGACCACCTGATTCTTAACATTGAGATTCATGAAGAAGAGGGGATGACAGGTTGGGTCGAGGGCGAAGGCTGGCTACCCCGGCTCTTGCCCCTACGGGATGACCTGTTGGCCGGTGACCTGCGGTTTCTGTATCTGGCTTGGTTGCGGATCTGTCCTAACTTGATCGCCTATGGGGAAGATGAAGACCCGATTGAGCCATCCCTGCCGCCCAACCTGAAAACGTTAACTCCCCCTCTAAAAGCCTTTGTCGAGTTAGTCGAGTTAGACCCCGACTTGGTCACCGCCGCCGCTGAGGCGAGTCCGAGCCAGCAGCCAGCCCCGGCCCCGGACTTAGAAGAGCTACTCCCCCGACTCACCGAGGCAGAACGCCAGGAATTTTTGCTGAAACTGGTGCGGCGAGAACCCCATGTCGATCGGCAATTGATTAACCGGCTCAAGGAGTTAGCCGGAGAGCATTCCGCCTCGCCACTAGACTCAGACCAAGAACGGCGGCATTTTTCGCAGTTGGTGGCGATCGCTGAGGATGTGGAAGTTAAACGCAAACAAAAGGAGCGAGAGGCGGCCAAAAAGAAGCGAATCAAAGAGTTAGAAGACCTGGCACCGAGGGCTGACCAAACTTGGGATCGCGTGCTGTATTTGATTGGTCGGAAACAAGGCTACGCCTACGACGAAGCCACACAATTGCTCGGAGACCTGCGAGATTTGGCAGAGTACCAGGGGCAGTTGCCCGTCTTTTGCCAGCGTTTCGAGAAGCTCAAAAGCG contains these protein-coding regions:
- a CDS encoding GNAT family N-acetyltransferase, whose translation is MSTPLTTRKATIADIPFLTQIPYEASLPPLDHCFWEDLLEGTGTRPLAFIEAELRTDASNWGDVSDVIVLEEQGKPVAAAAGYVPSPDNYCPLRLSRLDAIAQELGWSSTTASEFCDRYLGLFGGDVKPFFLTPQAPWIIENVAVLPEARGRGLGKALLKAVLEKGRSQGHSHAGIMIINGNDRARHTYESVGFKPYQTFYADYSPVSKAHVFQAWDVAPCGFSRRQPWASI
- the tnpA gene encoding IS200/IS605 family transposase encodes the protein MGPQYRQTKTSVSLINYHFVWCPKRRKKVLVGSIKERLTRLIHDKARELDGEVVSLAVEPDHVHLFLNAPPQIAPHQLMHRIKGATSHQLRKEFPSLLRLPSLWTRSYFCGSAGNVSSEAIQRYIEAQG
- a CDS encoding transposase, with the protein product MYVCEFKVRANAEQRRAIDEAIRTAQFIRNKCLRLWMDVRGTGKAEMSAYCAVLAKEFSFAKTLNSMARQASAERAWAAVSRFYVNCKQGIRPVGYPKFKKDGRSVEYKTTGWRLLDPKRIQFTDGKGIGRLKLIGTWDLAQVPTELIKRVRLIRRADGYYCQFLLGIEYRPEAPKTRKAIGLDVGLESFYTDSSGHKEPNPRFLREGEKRLKLLQRRLSRKQKGSSNRRKARQRLARQHLKISRKREEHAKRLARCVVLANDWVFYENLQVRNLIRNHCLAKSIADASWSQFRRWLEYFAWKFGKVAWPVNPAYTSQDCYHCGNRVVKTLSTRTHRCSCGTVIDRDENAALNILKLGIEQYRRAAGN